From the Gallaecimonas mangrovi genome, one window contains:
- a CDS encoding lysozyme inhibitor LprI family protein — MAILVCQTPMLTQLDDNLAKVYEKASMKAKDLTVLRRNQDDWEKKDRDECWKADDKTLCVQQSYRHRIAELQAQYVLIKPQRELAAVCDGNPGNNLKLQYFNTHPAALAVQRHNQRAVLFKKSVASGSLYQNSQISISEQAHQLAVVWGSGAQAVHCITKNASH; from the coding sequence ATGGCTATATTGGTGTGCCAAACACCAATGTTGACGCAGTTAGACGATAACTTGGCCAAGGTTTACGAAAAGGCGTCTATGAAAGCCAAAGACTTAACCGTACTGCGCCGCAATCAAGATGACTGGGAAAAGAAAGACCGCGATGAGTGCTGGAAAGCAGACGATAAAACCCTCTGCGTTCAACAAAGCTACCGTCATCGTATCGCCGAGCTACAAGCGCAATATGTGTTGATAAAACCGCAGCGGGAATTAGCAGCGGTCTGTGATGGCAACCCCGGTAATAACCTTAAATTACAGTATTTTAATACCCATCCAGCGGCATTGGCCGTGCAGCGCCACAACCAAAGAGCGGTGCTGTTTAAAAAATCGGTTGCCAGTGGCAGCCTCTATCAAAATAGCCAGATAAGCATTAGTGAACAGGCGCACCAGCTTGCCGTGGTGTGGGGAAGTGGCGCGCAGGCCGTGCACTGCATAACCAAAAACGCTAGCCATTAG
- a CDS encoding formate/nitrite transporter family protein → MTDDPKNSLNEQPQGLSAQDQYRAQKQLPPAAAVLHETVRLLGEEELNRNLSALWWSALAAGLSMGFSLMTRGLLQAYLPAGGGFYLVECAGYSVGFVIVILARQQLFTENTITAVLPLMSSVSWQKFGCLLRLWLVVMLGNLVGVAIFAYGLGRMALFDPKVLHAFANIGEEVMHNSPSQMFTKGIMAGWLIAMMVWMNAAIRARLMVIILMTYIISIGGFTHIIVGSAEVLFLVFQGHVSVGSYFLDFALPTLAGNIVGGSLIFALISHAQVRGDEQLNVEQEP, encoded by the coding sequence ATGACCGATGATCCAAAAAATAGCCTTAATGAACAGCCACAAGGCCTCTCCGCCCAAGATCAATACCGGGCCCAGAAGCAGCTGCCCCCGGCGGCGGCAGTGCTGCACGAAACGGTACGCCTGCTGGGCGAAGAAGAGCTAAACCGTAACCTCAGTGCCCTTTGGTGGTCAGCCCTCGCGGCCGGCCTTTCCATGGGGTTTTCACTGATGACCCGAGGTTTATTACAAGCCTACTTACCCGCTGGCGGCGGCTTTTACCTGGTGGAATGTGCCGGTTATAGCGTTGGCTTTGTCATTGTTATTTTGGCCCGCCAACAACTCTTTACCGAAAACACCATCACTGCGGTACTGCCATTAATGTCCAGTGTCAGTTGGCAAAAGTTCGGCTGTTTGCTGCGGCTTTGGCTCGTGGTGATGCTGGGCAACTTGGTGGGTGTGGCCATTTTTGCCTACGGCCTTGGCCGCATGGCACTGTTTGACCCAAAAGTGCTGCATGCCTTTGCCAATATTGGTGAAGAAGTCATGCATAACAGCCCCAGCCAGATGTTTACCAAGGGTATTATGGCCGGCTGGCTTATCGCCATGATGGTATGGATGAACGCGGCAATTCGCGCCCGTCTGATGGTGATCATCCTGATGACCTACATCATTTCCATTGGCGGCTTTACCCACATTATTGTCGGCTCAGCCGAGGTGCTGTTTTTGGTATTCCAAGGCCATGTTTCGGTGGGCAGTTACTTCCTTGATTTCGCCTTGCCAACATTGGCAGGCAACATTGTTGGTGGCAGTTTGATTTTTGCGCTGATAAGCCACGCCCAAGTCAGGGGTGATGAACAGCTAAACGTGGAACAAGAGCCCTAA
- a CDS encoding MFS transporter, giving the protein MARAQGGTFRSLKNPNYRLWAAGALVSNLGTWMQRTAQDWLVLTILTDHNATALGIMTALQFVPQLLLLPLTGFAADRIDRRKLLMVTQACIGLLALGLGLLTVTGLVQLWHAYGFALLLGCATAFDSPVRQAFVSEMVGDDELPNAVAINSTSFNSARMIGPAIAGLSIAAIGTGWVFVINAVSFVPVLWSLVAIKPSRLYKVDRPLTKSGLWDAFPYVWQNKVILFTLIMQFLMGSVGLNFPIFISTMSTLVFHGKADQYGLLTSMLAIGTISGALMAAKREKPRLVLLLLGALGFCVSMLAAAIAPNIVTFCLALVVTGLAAQTFIVTANSSVQLATQPFMRGRVMAVFMAISLGGMPLGGPLVGWVVDLYGARWGMALGAMGGLSAALVGIFYWLTIHRPSRRKPSVSSNISAP; this is encoded by the coding sequence ATGGCCCGCGCCCAGGGCGGTACTTTCCGCTCTTTGAAGAATCCCAATTATCGGCTCTGGGCTGCGGGCGCCTTGGTATCTAACCTTGGCACTTGGATGCAACGTACCGCCCAAGACTGGCTGGTATTGACCATTCTGACTGACCATAACGCCACCGCCCTTGGCATCATGACGGCGCTGCAATTTGTGCCGCAGTTGTTGCTACTGCCGCTTACCGGCTTTGCTGCCGACCGTATCGACAGACGCAAACTGTTAATGGTCACCCAGGCCTGCATTGGTCTGTTGGCATTGGGGCTGGGGCTACTGACCGTTACCGGCTTAGTGCAGCTTTGGCATGCCTACGGTTTTGCCTTATTACTCGGCTGCGCCACGGCTTTTGATAGCCCGGTGCGCCAAGCTTTTGTGTCTGAAATGGTGGGCGACGACGAGCTACCCAATGCCGTTGCCATTAACTCCACCTCCTTTAACAGTGCCCGCATGATTGGCCCTGCCATCGCCGGCCTTTCCATCGCCGCTATCGGTACCGGCTGGGTGTTTGTTATTAACGCGGTGTCTTTTGTCCCGGTACTGTGGTCACTCGTGGCAATTAAGCCCAGCCGCCTATACAAGGTGGACCGGCCACTAACCAAAAGTGGCCTTTGGGATGCCTTTCCTTATGTGTGGCAAAACAAGGTCATCTTGTTCACCCTCATCATGCAGTTTTTAATGGGCAGTGTTGGCCTTAATTTCCCCATCTTTATCTCCACCATGTCGACGCTGGTGTTTCACGGCAAGGCCGACCAATACGGGCTGTTAACCTCGATGCTGGCTATCGGCACCATCAGCGGCGCTTTAATGGCTGCCAAACGCGAAAAGCCAAGGCTGGTACTACTGCTGCTTGGCGCGCTTGGCTTTTGTGTCAGCATGCTCGCCGCCGCCATTGCCCCCAATATTGTGACCTTCTGCTTGGCACTGGTGGTGACAGGCCTTGCCGCCCAAACCTTTATTGTGACTGCCAATAGCTCGGTGCAGCTGGCCACCCAGCCCTTTATGCGCGGCCGGGTAATGGCGGTGTTTATGGCCATTTCCCTGGGCGGCATGCCTTTGGGCGGCCCGTTAGTGGGCTGGGTGGTGGATCTGTATGGTGCCCGCTGGGGTATGGCTCTTGGCGCAATGGGTGGGTTAAGCGCAGCGCTGGTGGGGATTTTTTACTGGCTCACCATTCACCGCCCAAGTCGTCGCAAGCCCTCTGTAAGTTCTAATATTTCAGCGCCTTAA
- a CDS encoding isochorismatase family protein: MSLSPLDEKVALVVIDLQKGIVELAKGLNDHDFVDDVISKGATLAEAFRAKGLPVVLVNVAGGAPGRTAQGGSHSTPPADWADLLPELKQQDSDILITKKNWGAFINTDLHDKLQAQGVTQVVVMGIATSIGVESTARQAYELGYNVALVTDAMADVAQVTHNNSIEHVFPRLAECTSTQELLDTLKG; this comes from the coding sequence ATGAGCTTAAGTCCTCTCGACGAAAAAGTGGCTCTTGTCGTAATTGATCTTCAAAAAGGCATTGTTGAACTGGCAAAAGGCCTGAACGACCACGACTTTGTCGATGACGTTATCAGCAAAGGTGCCACCTTAGCCGAAGCGTTTCGCGCCAAGGGTTTACCGGTCGTACTGGTTAACGTTGCCGGTGGCGCGCCGGGCCGCACCGCCCAAGGTGGTAGCCACAGCACCCCGCCTGCCGATTGGGCCGACTTGCTGCCTGAGCTTAAGCAACAGGACAGCGATATCCTCATCACCAAGAAAAACTGGGGCGCTTTTATCAACACCGACCTGCACGACAAACTGCAAGCGCAAGGCGTAACACAGGTTGTAGTGATGGGTATTGCAACCAGCATTGGGGTTGAATCTACAGCCCGCCAAGCCTATGAGCTGGGTTACAACGTGGCACTGGTTACCGACGCTATGGCTGATGTGGCACAAGTCACCCACAACAACAGCATTGAGCATGTTTTCCCGCGCTTGGCGGAATGCACCAGCACTCAAGAGTTGTTAGACACCCTTAAGGGTTAA
- a CDS encoding MarR family winged helix-turn-helix transcriptional regulator, whose translation MPESADNQVTAVALRQVLTRLKRRFQEKAPTDPFSWSQLSVLRHLYRIGSGSVTELAKHEGVKSQSMGATLVSMESAGWLLRRPDPSDGRKVIFELTQASKDWIKCNRARRDDWLLSVIDSQLSRNEQQTLADAIALLERIADAN comes from the coding sequence ATGCCAGAATCTGCCGACAATCAAGTTACCGCCGTGGCACTGCGCCAGGTACTGACCCGTCTAAAACGCCGTTTTCAGGAAAAAGCTCCCACCGATCCGTTTAGCTGGTCGCAGCTGTCGGTGCTTCGGCATCTTTATCGCATTGGCTCGGGGTCAGTCACCGAACTCGCCAAGCATGAAGGGGTAAAATCCCAGTCCATGGGGGCCACCTTGGTGTCGATGGAATCGGCTGGCTGGCTGCTGCGAAGGCCCGACCCCAGTGATGGCCGCAAGGTGATTTTCGAACTCACCCAAGCCAGCAAGGACTGGATCAAATGTAACCGGGCCCGGCGGGATGACTGGTTATTGTCGGTTATTGATTCGCAATTAAGTCGCAATGAACAACAAACCCTGGCTGACGCCATTGCATTGCTAGAACGCATCGCAGATGCCAATTAA
- a CDS encoding Rieske (2Fe-2S) protein, whose amino-acid sequence MDKPAPFDRLQQGHRLCALSDLKNPGSKGFVFESPNGQRQAIFVVRKGDDVFGYVNSCPHMGAPLTALKDLFLASDGQILCDKHGALFEVETGLCTEGPCRHHYLQPVPVTVKDGQVLTA is encoded by the coding sequence ATGGACAAACCCGCCCCCTTTGACCGCCTCCAACAAGGCCACCGCTTATGTGCCTTGAGCGACTTAAAAAATCCGGGGTCAAAGGGGTTTGTGTTTGAAAGCCCTAACGGCCAAAGACAAGCCATTTTCGTGGTGCGAAAAGGTGACGACGTCTTTGGCTACGTCAATAGCTGCCCGCACATGGGGGCGCCGCTAACGGCGTTAAAGGACTTATTTTTAGCCAGTGACGGGCAAATTCTTTGCGACAAACACGGCGCCTTATTCGAGGTGGAAACGGGCCTTTGCACCGAAGGCCCCTGCCGCCATCACTACCTGCAACCCGTGCCGGTAACCGTAAAAGACGGCCAGGTACTCACGGCTTAG
- a CDS encoding polysaccharide deacetylase family protein, giving the protein MRLLLLIAILVIAPAQGAVILLYHHVATDTPPSTTTSPKVFLSHMQYLKDGGFHVVPLSQVIKEAQGKLTLPDKSVAITFDDGFQDIADNAVPILNKFGYPYTLFINPDRTTYPRMMSKATLQKLAKAGASIGNHTAGHPHLTTLPLEQARQAIIDGQLPNHPKWLAWPFGEYSPALEKMAAQMGYVAFGQQSGPAGPWSSLTALPRFPAAGRYANLDTLKTKLLSLHMPLVSSDTSMIQGERSPPLTLTLKSRDPMATLFACYFLGQRVPIVLNGNIIKVPSIALPPGRSRINCTAPSQSKPGRYYWWSQAWLSGTGLH; this is encoded by the coding sequence ATGCGTTTGTTGTTGTTAATTGCCATTCTTGTCATCGCCCCAGCTCAAGGGGCCGTTATTCTGTTGTATCACCACGTCGCTACCGATACGCCGCCTAGCACCACGACTTCTCCCAAGGTGTTTTTAAGCCACATGCAATATCTCAAAGACGGCGGCTTTCATGTGGTCCCCCTAAGCCAAGTGATTAAAGAGGCGCAAGGCAAGCTCACGCTGCCGGATAAGTCGGTTGCCATCACCTTTGACGATGGTTTTCAAGACATTGCCGATAACGCCGTACCGATTTTAAATAAGTTTGGCTACCCCTATACCTTGTTCATCAATCCTGACCGCACCACCTATCCACGGATGATGTCCAAAGCGACCTTGCAAAAGCTGGCTAAAGCCGGCGCCAGTATCGGCAACCACACCGCCGGCCACCCGCACTTAACCACCTTGCCACTCGAGCAAGCTCGCCAGGCCATTATTGATGGCCAGTTACCAAACCACCCTAAGTGGTTGGCTTGGCCCTTTGGTGAATACAGCCCGGCCCTTGAAAAAATGGCAGCCCAAATGGGTTATGTGGCCTTTGGCCAGCAGTCTGGCCCGGCGGGGCCATGGAGCAGCTTGACCGCCCTGCCCCGGTTCCCGGCAGCCGGACGCTATGCCAATCTTGATACCCTTAAAACCAAGTTGCTGAGCCTGCATATGCCGCTGGTGAGTTCCGATACCAGCATGATCCAAGGCGAAAGGTCGCCGCCACTGACCTTGACCCTGAAAAGCCGTGACCCGATGGCCACCCTTTTTGCCTGCTATTTCCTTGGCCAGCGGGTACCGATAGTGCTTAACGGCAACATCATTAAGGTACCGTCTATCGCCTTGCCACCCGGGCGTTCGCGGATTAACTGCACCGCCCCCAGCCAGTCCAAACCAGGGCGTTACTACTGGTGGTCGCAGGCTTGGCTATCCGGCACAGGATTACACTGA
- a CDS encoding M1 family metallopeptidase translates to MKRALWGLALVAMSATASADINSYANINQVKMTHLGLDLTVDFTKKQLIGSATLDFKRLQADANTLVVDTRALAIGEVQQHVGGQWTAAKWAWGQESKAFGKAMKIQLAPRADQVRIRYHTTAGATGLQWLTPAQTADKKYPFLFTQAEAIQARSFIPLQDSPSVRIPYDATIRVPKGMMAVMSAENSQKLSADGVYHFHMPQAIPTYLIALGVGDLKFKALGKRTGVYAEPSVVDAAAKEFSDTESMIETVEKMYGPYAWGRYDLLILPPSFPFGGMENPRLSFITPTVIAGDKSLVSLIAHELAHSWSGNLVTNASWQDFWLNEGFTTYLTYRIVESLYGKDREEMEAVIGYHDLLEDMKALPKGDTRLVPDLTGRDPDDAFSDVPYEKGSLMLTEIEQHLGRKKMDAFLKGYFHRFQFQSITTRDFLQYAASEGLDVKRLKQWIYQPGLPKGAPKPPVSKAFEKVLAVQQQWLAGKLATSAIPFKKWAAQQQLYFISKLPDSVSQAQLAALDKAFSLTGTHNAEVAHVWYRQAIKHDYQPAFTDMAEYLKHIGRRKLIVPLYQMLMEKPQYQELAKKIYAEARPGYHPLAQNTLDAILK, encoded by the coding sequence ATGAAAAGGGCACTTTGGGGCCTGGCTTTGGTGGCCATGAGCGCCACTGCGTCAGCAGACATCAACTCTTACGCCAATATCAATCAAGTCAAAATGACCCACCTGGGCCTGGACTTGACCGTAGACTTTACCAAGAAGCAGTTGATTGGTAGCGCCACCCTAGATTTCAAACGCTTGCAAGCCGACGCCAACACCCTGGTGGTAGATACACGCGCCTTGGCGATTGGCGAAGTCCAGCAGCATGTCGGTGGCCAATGGACGGCGGCTAAATGGGCTTGGGGACAAGAGTCCAAAGCCTTTGGCAAGGCCATGAAGATTCAGCTGGCGCCAAGGGCAGACCAGGTGCGTATTCGCTATCACACCACCGCTGGCGCCACCGGTTTGCAATGGCTTACGCCGGCGCAAACGGCCGATAAAAAGTACCCTTTTTTGTTCACCCAGGCCGAAGCCATTCAGGCCCGCAGTTTTATTCCACTGCAAGACAGCCCTTCGGTGCGGATCCCCTATGACGCTACCATCCGCGTTCCCAAAGGCATGATGGCGGTAATGAGCGCTGAGAATAGCCAAAAACTCAGTGCCGACGGGGTTTACCACTTTCATATGCCGCAGGCCATTCCTACCTATTTGATTGCGCTGGGGGTTGGCGACCTGAAATTTAAGGCCCTTGGCAAACGCACCGGTGTTTATGCCGAGCCGTCGGTAGTGGATGCCGCCGCCAAGGAGTTTTCTGACACCGAATCCATGATAGAAACGGTGGAAAAAATGTATGGCCCTTATGCCTGGGGCCGTTATGACCTATTGATTTTGCCGCCCAGCTTTCCCTTTGGCGGCATGGAAAACCCGCGGCTGAGCTTTATCACTCCTACCGTCATTGCCGGTGATAAATCGCTGGTATCGCTGATCGCCCACGAACTGGCACATTCTTGGTCGGGTAACCTGGTTACCAACGCCAGCTGGCAAGATTTCTGGCTCAACGAAGGTTTCACCACTTACCTGACCTACCGCATTGTCGAAAGCCTGTACGGTAAAGACCGCGAAGAAATGGAAGCGGTGATTGGCTATCACGATTTACTGGAAGACATGAAGGCGCTACCCAAGGGTGATACCCGCCTGGTGCCCGACTTAACCGGCCGCGACCCCGATGATGCTTTCTCGGATGTGCCTTACGAAAAAGGCTCGTTGATGCTGACCGAAATCGAGCAGCACCTGGGCCGCAAGAAAATGGATGCCTTCTTAAAAGGCTACTTTCACCGGTTTCAGTTCCAGTCAATTACCACCCGCGATTTCTTGCAGTACGCCGCCAGCGAAGGCCTTGATGTTAAGCGCCTAAAACAGTGGATTTACCAGCCCGGTTTGCCTAAGGGCGCGCCAAAACCGCCGGTATCCAAAGCCTTTGAAAAAGTACTGGCGGTGCAGCAACAATGGCTAGCTGGCAAGCTGGCTACATCTGCCATTCCCTTTAAGAAATGGGCGGCCCAGCAGCAGCTTTATTTTATTTCCAAGCTGCCAGACAGCGTTAGCCAAGCCCAATTAGCGGCTCTGGATAAGGCCTTTTCGCTAACCGGCACCCATAACGCCGAGGTGGCCCATGTGTGGTATCGCCAAGCCATTAAGCACGACTATCAGCCTGCGTTTACCGACATGGCCGAATATTTAAAGCATATTGGTCGGCGCAAGCTTATTGTTCCGCTCTACCAAATGTTGATGGAAAAGCCCCAGTATCAGGAACTGGCCAAAAAGATTTATGCCGAGGCGCGCCCAGGCTACCACCCACTCGCCCAGAACACTCTGGATGCGATCCTGAAGTAA
- a CDS encoding MotA/TolQ/ExbB proton channel family protein, which produces MNMELIHEITFYIMYIAAALAAFVVVERVIFFSFTLRQAKKLEAALHHQVEDYNQLPEALRQKECLPLELLREFFQGRAMAQSQNELEDLSQAVYIAMRGKLVRGLWLLEAVVAGAPLLGLLGTIFGIIDTFKALAESGVSDPSLVSKSIGTALYATALGIGIAVVGLTFNHRLQDRLDLINDHLKILLLRAGLAGKSKASKD; this is translated from the coding sequence ATGAACATGGAGCTTATCCATGAAATAACCTTCTACATCATGTACATCGCTGCTGCTCTTGCCGCCTTTGTCGTTGTAGAACGTGTCATTTTCTTCTCTTTCACTCTCCGCCAGGCAAAGAAGCTGGAAGCGGCACTGCATCATCAAGTGGAAGACTACAATCAACTGCCAGAAGCGCTGCGCCAGAAAGAATGCCTACCACTCGAGCTGTTGCGTGAGTTCTTCCAGGGCCGGGCCATGGCACAAAGCCAAAACGAACTGGAAGACTTAAGCCAAGCGGTGTATATCGCCATGCGCGGCAAATTAGTGCGGGGGCTGTGGCTACTGGAAGCGGTAGTGGCCGGTGCGCCGCTGCTGGGTTTGCTGGGCACCATTTTCGGTATTATCGATACCTTCAAAGCCTTGGCTGAGTCCGGGGTGTCAGACCCAAGCCTGGTGTCCAAAAGCATTGGTACTGCCCTTTATGCCACTGCGCTTGGTATCGGCATTGCTGTGGTGGGTTTAACCTTTAACCATCGCTTGCAAGACCGCTTGGACCTTATCAACGACCACTTAAAAATTCTGCTGCTGCGGGCGGGTCTTGCCGGTAAAAGCAAGGCCAGTAAAGACTAA